In the Pseudomonas orientalis genome, one interval contains:
- a CDS encoding GNAT family N-acetyltransferase: MPDSVSRLVYRAPVAEDLERLFAIFGDPQTNLFNPAGPMAGIEDARRLLGRWIEQWSCEGYGWWAIARRESPDHIIGFGGIAPLDYLTARRINLGYRFAVKAWGQGYATEVGRDALALAFDTLGLPEVFGLVRPDHAASIRVLKKIGMQPFGLLDDVPGQAPSLVFRACHPTTAPA; the protein is encoded by the coding sequence ATGCCAGACAGCGTGTCACGCCTCGTCTACCGCGCACCTGTTGCAGAAGACCTGGAGCGGTTATTCGCCATCTTCGGCGATCCCCAGACCAACCTGTTCAATCCTGCCGGCCCCATGGCCGGTATCGAGGACGCCCGGCGCCTGCTGGGCCGATGGATCGAGCAGTGGTCCTGCGAGGGCTACGGCTGGTGGGCGATTGCGCGGCGGGAGAGCCCCGACCACATCATCGGTTTCGGCGGCATTGCACCGCTCGATTATCTGACCGCGCGGCGCATTAACCTCGGTTATCGATTCGCCGTGAAAGCCTGGGGGCAGGGCTATGCCACCGAGGTCGGACGCGATGCCTTGGCGTTGGCGTTCGACACACTGGGTCTGCCTGAAGTGTTCGGCCTGGTACGACCGGATCATGCGGCGTCAATCCGGGTACTGAAAAAAATTGGCATGCAGCCGTTCGGTCTGCTGGACGATGTGCCCGGTCAAGCCCCCAGTTTGGTATTTCGCGCCTGTCATCCTACAACTGCCCCTGCCTGA